A single genomic interval of Plantibacter sp. Leaf314 harbors:
- a CDS encoding chaplin family protein, translating to MNSYVKKGLYCGLFVAGLTFLGATAANADTSGEDSILGGNLVDVVLEAPVEIVDTAVTVIGDSSATSVPEPAPADPAPAPDPAPAPDPAPAPDPAPAPDPAPAPDPAPVPAPEPEATSTSGDDSIAGGNQVQLPVTIPVTVEDNAISIIGDAEQSSGAAAPAGESTTAPTGGQATTGDDSVAGGNQVQLPVTVPVTVGGNAISVIGDSSSEQAGQPAAAPGGAVAPAGSSTTTGDDSVAGGNQVSPVVTVPVTVGGNAISVIGDSSSEQAGQPAAAPGGAVAPAGSSTTTGDDSVAGGNQIIGDVELPVSLVDNAVSVIGDAESTGGATTTPATSGNGTSTTVGDGSVAGGNQVILDLGLPVTVGGNAIAVIGDSETGGPGVTDPTDPTDPTDPTDPTDPTDPTDPTDPTDPTDPTIPVVPGTPSSPTTVVVSAATPSQSGSGVTASAPRSTEPALADTGSAAAGLLPLAGLATVLGLLLLAGGAIVRRRQIG from the coding sequence ATGAATTCGTATGTCAAGAAAGGCCTCTATTGCGGCCTGTTCGTCGCGGGACTCACGTTCCTCGGAGCCACGGCGGCCAACGCCGACACCTCGGGTGAGGACAGCATCCTCGGCGGGAACCTCGTCGACGTGGTCCTCGAAGCGCCGGTCGAGATCGTCGACACCGCGGTGACCGTCATCGGCGACTCGTCGGCGACCAGCGTGCCGGAGCCCGCGCCAGCGGACCCGGCACCGGCACCTGACCCGGCACCGGCACCTGACCCGGCACCGGCACCTGACCCGGCACCGGCACCTGACCCGGCACCGGCACCTGACCCGGCACCGGTTCCCGCCCCGGAGCCGGAAGCCACCAGCACCAGTGGTGACGACAGCATCGCCGGCGGCAACCAGGTCCAGCTGCCCGTCACCATCCCGGTGACGGTCGAGGACAACGCCATCTCGATCATCGGCGACGCCGAGCAGTCGAGCGGTGCGGCTGCGCCGGCCGGGGAGTCGACCACGGCTCCCACGGGTGGTCAGGCCACGACCGGTGACGACAGCGTCGCCGGTGGGAACCAGGTCCAGCTGCCCGTCACCGTACCGGTGACGGTCGGTGGGAACGCCATCTCGGTGATCGGCGACTCGAGCAGTGAGCAGGCGGGTCAGCCTGCGGCTGCTCCCGGTGGAGCGGTCGCTCCGGCGGGGTCGTCGACGACGACCGGTGACGACAGTGTCGCCGGTGGGAACCAGGTGTCGCCCGTGGTGACCGTACCGGTGACGGTCGGTGGGAACGCCATCTCCGTGATCGGCGACTCGAGCAGTGAGCAGGCGGGTCAGCCTGCGGCTGCTCCCGGTGGAGCGGTTGCTCCGGCGGGGTCGTCGACGACGACCGGTGACGACAGTGTCGCCGGTGGGAATCAGATCATCGGAGACGTCGAGCTCCCCGTCTCGCTGGTCGACAATGCCGTCAGCGTGATCGGTGACGCCGAGTCGACGGGCGGAGCGACCACGACCCCGGCCACGTCCGGGAACGGGACGTCCACGACGGTCGGCGACGGCAGCGTCGCCGGTGGGAACCAGGTGATCCTGGATCTGGGCCTGCCCGTCACGGTGGGCGGCAACGCCATCGCGGTGATCGGTGACAGCGAGACCGGTGGCCCCGGGGTCACCGACCCGACCGACCCGACCGACCCGACCGATCCGACCGATCCGACCGATCCGACCGACCCGACCGACCCGACGGACCCGACCGACCCGACGGACCCCACCATCCCGGTGGTCCCCGGTACGCCGAGCAGCCCGACGACCGTCGTCGTCAGTGCCGCCACGCCGTCGCAGTCCGGCTCGGGTGTGACGGCTTCGGCGCCGCGCTCGACTGAGCCGGCCCTGGCCGACACCGGAAGCGCTGCGGCCGGACTCCTGCCGCTCGCCGGACTGGCGACCGTCCTGGGTCTGCTGCTCCTGGCCGGCGGCGCGATCGTCCGTCGCCGTCAGATCGGCTAG
- the cysS gene encoding cysteine--tRNA ligase — translation MALRLYDSKTQSLRDFVPLREAEAGLYVCGPTVQSSPHIGHLRSALVYDQLRRWLTASGLRVTLVRNVTDIDDKILANAAAGSEGGFALPGEEWWALAYRYELEFTAAYRALGILPPSYEPRATASIPEMQELIERLVDAGHAYPAPDESGDVYFDTASWSRYGELTRQSAEHMEAATDADPRGKRDPRDFALWKGTKPGEPRSASWMSPWGEGRPGWHIECSAMSTKYLGEEFDIHGGGLDLRFPHHENELAQSSAAGDPFARYWLHNGLVAVSGGQKMSKSLGNSVYAADLLAEARPLVVRYYLGAAQYRSTLEFHDGALAEAEAALGRIEGFLDRSRRAGLLDEADRAPDRATLPAAFVEAMDDDLNIPRALAALHEAVRVGNAALDRGDDHDVARESSVAVLDMTRVLGIDPTDPSWSSGTDPITHRSLSALVERLLVDRADARVAKDFAAADRIRDELTAAGITIEDTPSGAHWSISGK, via the coding sequence GTGGCCCTCCGACTCTACGATTCGAAAACGCAGTCCCTCCGGGACTTCGTGCCGCTCCGCGAAGCCGAGGCGGGGCTGTACGTCTGCGGACCCACGGTGCAGTCCTCGCCGCACATCGGCCACCTGCGCAGCGCGCTCGTCTACGACCAACTCCGACGCTGGCTGACCGCCTCAGGGCTGCGCGTCACGCTCGTCCGCAACGTCACCGACATCGACGACAAGATCCTGGCGAACGCCGCCGCGGGTTCCGAGGGCGGCTTCGCCCTGCCCGGGGAGGAATGGTGGGCGCTCGCCTACCGGTACGAACTGGAGTTCACCGCGGCCTACCGCGCGCTCGGCATCCTGCCGCCGAGCTACGAGCCGCGCGCCACCGCGAGCATCCCGGAGATGCAGGAGCTCATCGAGCGACTCGTCGACGCCGGGCACGCGTACCCCGCACCGGACGAGTCCGGAGACGTCTACTTCGACACCGCATCATGGAGCCGGTACGGCGAGCTGACGCGTCAGAGCGCCGAGCACATGGAGGCCGCGACCGACGCGGATCCCCGCGGGAAGCGCGATCCGCGCGACTTCGCGCTGTGGAAGGGCACAAAGCCCGGCGAGCCACGCTCGGCGAGCTGGATGTCGCCCTGGGGTGAAGGCCGACCCGGCTGGCACATCGAGTGCTCGGCGATGTCGACGAAGTACCTCGGCGAGGAGTTCGACATCCACGGCGGCGGACTCGACCTGCGCTTCCCCCATCACGAGAACGAGCTCGCCCAGTCGAGTGCGGCCGGCGACCCGTTCGCGCGGTACTGGTTGCACAACGGCCTGGTCGCGGTGTCCGGCGGACAGAAGATGTCCAAGTCGCTCGGTAACTCCGTCTACGCGGCCGACCTCCTCGCCGAGGCGAGGCCTCTGGTCGTGCGGTACTACCTGGGTGCTGCGCAGTACCGCTCCACCCTCGAATTCCACGACGGCGCACTCGCCGAAGCGGAGGCGGCGCTCGGTCGTATCGAGGGCTTCCTGGACCGGTCTCGTCGCGCAGGCCTCCTCGACGAGGCGGACCGCGCACCCGATCGCGCGACGCTCCCGGCCGCGTTCGTCGAGGCGATGGACGACGACCTCAACATCCCTCGTGCCCTGGCGGCACTGCACGAAGCCGTCCGCGTGGGCAACGCCGCCCTCGACCGCGGCGACGATCACGACGTCGCCCGGGAGAGCAGTGTCGCGGTGCTCGACATGACCCGCGTCCTCGGTATCGACCCGACCGACCCGTCGTGGTCGTCGGGCACCGACCCCATCACTCACCGATCCCTGTCCGCACTCGTCGAGCGCCTGCTCGTCGATCGCGCTGACGCCAGGGTCGCCAAGGACTTCGCAGCGGCCGACCGGATCCGCGACGAACTCACCGCGGCCGGGATCACCATCGAAGACACCCCGTCCGGAGCACATTGGAGTATCAGTGGCAAGTAA
- a CDS encoding winged helix DNA-binding domain-containing protein has translation MTTGPNEPRVLEARLGAQLLQGGPRRSPAAVVSRLLAVQAQDLASGLWAIGVRSPGSTLAEVLTALEDGSVVRSWPMRGTLHLVAAEDLGWILGLGVPRVRSTIAARHRQLELDAETFSRSRDLTEAMLGGGRRAGRDELLAAHTAAGIPVTGQRGSHLLMELAMRGVVCWGPPAGKQQSLVLSEEWIRSPRVLEPDEALGEFVVRYLAGHGPATVADLTWWSKLTVAQVNRGLKIAGDRVEEREQEGVLRWSAVETASAPHPTGAPSVLALPGFDELLLGYRDRGLSLPAEHAERVVPGANGIFLPMITVDGRIVGTWRRRIGPKTVTITPEPFTPLGRRVEAGFRRAVTAYGRFLGLPVELVGQTTSD, from the coding sequence ATGACGACTGGGCCGAACGAGCCGCGCGTTCTCGAGGCGCGCCTCGGCGCGCAGCTCCTCCAGGGAGGGCCGCGGCGGTCTCCGGCCGCGGTCGTGTCCCGACTGCTCGCCGTCCAGGCGCAGGACCTGGCCTCCGGACTGTGGGCGATCGGCGTCCGCTCGCCCGGTTCGACCCTCGCCGAGGTGCTGACCGCCCTCGAGGACGGGTCGGTGGTCCGGTCCTGGCCCATGCGGGGCACGCTCCACCTCGTCGCCGCCGAAGACCTCGGCTGGATCCTCGGCCTGGGCGTCCCCCGGGTCCGTTCGACGATCGCCGCGCGCCACCGCCAACTGGAACTCGACGCCGAGACGTTCTCGCGATCCCGCGACCTCACCGAGGCGATGCTCGGCGGTGGGCGCCGAGCCGGTCGAGACGAGCTGCTGGCCGCCCACACGGCCGCGGGCATCCCGGTCACGGGGCAGCGCGGCTCCCACCTGCTCATGGAGCTCGCCATGCGTGGCGTCGTCTGTTGGGGACCGCCGGCGGGCAAGCAGCAGTCACTCGTCCTCTCCGAGGAGTGGATCCGCTCACCGCGGGTACTCGAACCCGACGAGGCCCTCGGCGAGTTCGTCGTCCGGTACCTCGCTGGCCATGGACCGGCGACCGTCGCCGACCTCACCTGGTGGTCGAAGCTCACGGTCGCCCAGGTCAACCGCGGGCTGAAGATCGCGGGCGACCGGGTCGAGGAGCGCGAGCAGGAGGGTGTGCTGCGTTGGTCGGCCGTCGAGACCGCGTCGGCCCCGCACCCCACCGGGGCGCCGTCGGTCCTGGCCCTGCCCGGATTCGACGAGCTGCTCCTCGGCTACCGGGATCGTGGACTGTCGCTCCCCGCCGAGCACGCGGAGCGCGTCGTCCCAGGGGCGAACGGGATCTTCCTCCCGATGATCACCGTCGACGGTCGGATCGTCGGCACGTGGCGACGACGGATCGGGCCGAAGACCGTGACGATCACGCCGGAGCCGTTCACCCCGCTCGGCCGACGCGTCGAAGCCGGCTTCCGCCGCGCGGTGACCGCCTACGGACGGTTCCTCGGGCTGCCCGTCGAACTCGTCGGCCAGACGACCTCCGATTGA
- a CDS encoding cell wall metabolism sensor histidine kinase WalK, protein MDTMWLVLIALALGLIVGGGFVALITLALRRGERAATVVNPVVPDGVDQVLEALDSAGIVVDPSNNVLKASPGAFALGLVRDRVLDNQELIDLALEVRRTGDAVTSDLELALGRFGEATRHLRVRAAPLGSRFILLLAEDHTEARRLDEVRRDFIANISHELKTPIGAIGLLSEALDTAADDPERVKRFASRLATESHRLTRMTAEIIDLSRLQAADALHQPELVRLDRVIAAAVDQNRVPADATGVGLSVRGGKNLEVYGDEAMLVVAVHNLISNAIHYSPTGAQVGVGVRAVDDVVEIAVTDQGVGIAEEDRDRVFERFFRVDQARSRHTGGTGLGLSIVKHTVHNHGGEVKVWSQLGRGSTFTIRLPRATTPPEDLSTGTARSTL, encoded by the coding sequence ATGGACACCATGTGGTTGGTGCTGATCGCGTTGGCACTCGGCCTCATCGTCGGGGGCGGTTTCGTCGCCCTCATCACCCTCGCCCTCCGCCGTGGCGAGCGCGCTGCGACGGTCGTGAACCCGGTCGTGCCGGATGGGGTCGACCAGGTGCTCGAGGCCCTCGACAGCGCCGGTATCGTCGTCGACCCGTCGAACAACGTGCTCAAGGCGTCGCCTGGAGCCTTCGCGCTCGGCCTGGTCCGCGACCGCGTGCTTGACAATCAGGAACTCATCGACCTCGCGCTCGAGGTCCGCCGCACCGGAGACGCCGTGACGAGCGACCTGGAACTGGCCCTCGGCCGGTTCGGTGAGGCGACGAGACACCTCCGGGTGCGCGCTGCGCCGCTCGGCTCCCGCTTCATCCTGTTGCTCGCCGAAGACCACACCGAGGCGCGCCGCCTGGACGAGGTCCGTCGGGACTTCATCGCGAACATCAGCCACGAGCTGAAGACGCCGATCGGTGCCATCGGCCTCCTCTCCGAGGCGCTCGACACCGCGGCCGACGACCCGGAACGGGTCAAGCGGTTCGCCAGCCGACTCGCGACCGAGTCCCATCGACTCACGCGGATGACGGCGGAGATCATCGACCTGTCCCGGCTGCAGGCGGCCGACGCGCTCCATCAGCCGGAGCTCGTGCGGCTCGACCGCGTGATCGCCGCCGCGGTCGACCAGAACCGCGTCCCGGCGGACGCCACTGGCGTCGGCCTGTCGGTCCGCGGGGGCAAGAACCTCGAGGTCTACGGCGACGAGGCGATGCTCGTCGTCGCCGTGCACAACCTCATCTCGAACGCGATCCACTACTCGCCGACCGGCGCCCAGGTGGGGGTCGGGGTCCGCGCGGTCGACGACGTCGTCGAGATCGCCGTCACCGATCAGGGGGTCGGGATCGCCGAGGAGGACCGCGACCGCGTGTTCGAACGGTTCTTCCGCGTCGACCAGGCTCGGTCCCGGCACACCGGCGGCACCGGCCTCGGGCTGAGTATCGTCAAGCACACCGTCCACAACCATGGCGGGGAGGTCAAGGTCTGGTCGCAACTCGGCCGCGGTTCGACTTTCACCATCCGCCTGCCCAGAGCAACGACCCCGCCGGAGGATCTCTCCACCGGCACGGCAAGGAGTACCCTGTGA
- a CDS encoding class I SAM-dependent methyltransferase has protein sequence MPVGSITRGTTNTNRLRRVDRWISTLPALRRTTNPLVVDLGYGASGITTLELHERLLAVRPELRVIGLEIEPGRVRTADAQLRLVRDGATRFSPAARVSFALGGFEVPTGEDRPVVIRAFNVLRQYDESEVADAWHLMAKRLQPGGTLVEGTCDEIGRVSSWVAVDDQGHPESFSISLRLADLELPSIVAERLPKALIHRNVPGERIHALMTDLDRAWRVHAPLAVYGPVQRWLATVGTLVDTGWPVTAGRSRWRLGELTLPWSAVAPAPTPVA, from the coding sequence ATGCCCGTCGGATCGATCACTCGCGGGACGACGAACACGAACCGACTCCGTCGGGTGGACCGCTGGATCTCGACCCTCCCCGCGCTCAGACGGACGACGAACCCCCTGGTGGTGGACCTCGGCTACGGCGCGAGCGGGATCACGACCCTGGAGTTGCACGAACGGCTCCTCGCCGTCCGACCCGAGCTGCGGGTCATCGGTCTCGAGATCGAGCCGGGCCGCGTCCGCACCGCCGATGCGCAACTGCGACTGGTCCGCGACGGTGCGACCCGCTTCTCCCCCGCCGCTCGGGTGTCCTTCGCGCTCGGCGGCTTCGAGGTCCCGACCGGTGAGGACCGCCCGGTCGTCATCCGCGCGTTCAACGTGCTCCGCCAGTACGACGAGTCGGAGGTGGCGGACGCCTGGCACCTGATGGCGAAGCGACTCCAGCCGGGCGGGACACTCGTCGAGGGGACGTGTGACGAGATCGGACGCGTGTCCAGCTGGGTCGCCGTCGACGACCAGGGTCACCCGGAGTCGTTCTCGATCAGTCTGCGGCTGGCCGACCTGGAGCTCCCGTCCATCGTGGCGGAACGGCTGCCGAAGGCGCTGATCCACCGCAACGTCCCCGGGGAACGGATCCACGCACTCATGACGGACCTCGACCGTGCCTGGCGCGTGCACGCACCCCTGGCGGTCTACGGTCCCGTGCAGCGCTGGTTGGCGACCGTCGGCACGCTCGTCGACACCGGGTGGCCCGTGACGGCGGGGCGCTCCCGCTGGCGTCTCGGTGAGCTGACGCTGCCGTGGTCGGCCGTCGCCCCCGCTCCGACGCCGGTCGCCTGA
- a CDS encoding CarD family transcriptional regulator, with product MIFEVGETVVYPHHGAATITEVKTRVVKGEEKLYLKLRVTQGDLVIEVPAENVDLVGVRDVIGQEGVDRVFDVLRAPFTEEPTNWSRRYKANLEKLASGDVIKVSEVVRDLWRRDQDRGLSAGEKRMLAKARQILVSELALAEQTDEEQASSVLDEVLAS from the coding sequence ATGATCTTCGAAGTTGGCGAGACCGTCGTCTACCCGCACCACGGTGCCGCGACCATCACCGAGGTGAAGACCCGCGTCGTCAAGGGCGAGGAGAAGCTCTACCTGAAGCTCCGTGTCACCCAGGGAGACCTCGTCATCGAGGTCCCGGCCGAGAACGTCGACCTGGTCGGGGTACGCGACGTCATCGGCCAGGAGGGTGTGGACCGCGTGTTCGACGTGCTCCGCGCGCCGTTCACCGAGGAGCCGACGAACTGGTCCCGTCGATACAAGGCGAACCTCGAGAAGCTCGCGTCGGGAGACGTCATCAAGGTGTCCGAGGTCGTCCGCGACCTCTGGCGTCGCGACCAGGACCGCGGTCTCTCCGCGGGCGAGAAGCGCATGCTCGCGAAGGCGCGGCAGATCCTCGTCTCCGAGCTGGCGCTCGCGGAGCAGACGGACGAGGAACAGGCGTCCTCCGTCCTCGACGAGGTCCTCGCGTCCTGA
- the phoU gene encoding phosphate signaling complex protein PhoU: MREVFQQSLREVQDRLVEIAELVTISIEKATQSFGNSDVAVAEEVIANDNRIDQLAIELDELAIDILARQQPVARDLRIVVSALRISASLERMGDMAEHIAQLSRYRFPDKAVPKGLRTTFAEMGRLDVSIARKLTELLRTQDPRIADEIRNDDDDVDELHASVFEKVLGDTWKGEPVATVDATLASRYHERFADHAVSIAKKVQYLATGDWIPETTTPVHH, encoded by the coding sequence ATGCGCGAGGTATTCCAGCAGTCACTGCGAGAGGTCCAGGATCGCCTGGTCGAGATCGCCGAGCTCGTCACGATCTCCATCGAGAAGGCGACGCAGTCCTTCGGCAACTCGGACGTCGCCGTGGCCGAAGAGGTCATCGCCAACGACAACCGCATCGACCAGCTCGCCATCGAACTCGACGAACTCGCGATCGACATCCTCGCCCGCCAGCAGCCGGTGGCCCGCGACCTGCGCATCGTCGTCAGTGCCCTGCGGATCAGCGCCTCGCTCGAGCGGATGGGCGACATGGCCGAGCACATCGCCCAGCTGTCGCGCTACCGCTTCCCCGACAAGGCCGTCCCGAAGGGGCTGCGCACGACGTTCGCCGAGATGGGCCGCCTCGACGTGTCCATCGCGCGCAAGCTCACCGAACTGCTCCGCACGCAGGACCCCCGCATCGCGGACGAGATCCGGAACGACGACGACGACGTGGACGAACTCCACGCGAGCGTCTTCGAGAAGGTGCTCGGCGACACGTGGAAGGGTGAGCCGGTCGCGACCGTCGACGCCACCCTCGCTTCGCGGTACCACGAGCGCTTCGCCGACCACGCAGTGTCCATCGCCAAGAAGGTGCAGTACCTGGCCACCGGCGACTGGATCCCCGAGACCACGACGCCGGTCCACCACTGA
- a CDS encoding response regulator transcription factor, translating into MTRILLVEDEASLSEPLSYLLEREGYEVEVAEDGPSAVQSFTARGADLVLLDLMLPGIPGTEVCRQIRAVSSTPIIMLTAKDSEVDIVVGLELGADDYVTKPYSTRELLARIRAVLRRRVDADQAQEEVLLEAGTVRMDTERHVVEVNGAPIPMPLKEYELLELLLRNAGRVLTRGQLIDRVWGSDYYGDTKTLDVHIKRIRSRIEANPSEPVMLVTVRGLGYRFEA; encoded by the coding sequence GTGACCCGCATCCTGCTCGTCGAAGACGAAGCATCGTTGAGTGAACCGTTGAGCTATCTGCTCGAGCGGGAGGGCTACGAGGTCGAGGTGGCCGAGGACGGTCCGTCGGCGGTCCAGTCGTTCACCGCTCGCGGCGCCGATCTCGTACTGCTCGACCTCATGCTGCCCGGCATTCCGGGCACGGAGGTCTGCCGGCAGATCCGCGCGGTGTCGAGCACGCCGATCATCATGCTGACCGCGAAGGACTCCGAGGTCGACATCGTCGTGGGTCTCGAACTGGGAGCCGACGACTACGTCACGAAGCCGTACTCCACCCGCGAGCTGCTCGCACGGATCCGTGCGGTCCTGCGCCGCCGTGTCGATGCGGACCAGGCCCAGGAGGAGGTGCTGCTCGAGGCCGGCACGGTCCGGATGGACACCGAGCGCCATGTCGTCGAGGTCAACGGTGCACCGATCCCCATGCCGCTCAAGGAGTACGAGCTGCTCGAGCTGCTGCTGCGGAACGCCGGGCGCGTGCTCACCCGCGGACAGCTGATCGACCGCGTGTGGGGGAGTGACTACTACGGCGACACCAAGACGCTCGACGTCCACATCAAGCGCATCCGTTCGCGCATCGAGGCGAACCCGTCGGAGCCGGTGATGCTCGTCACCGTCCGCGGACTCGGCTACCGGTTCGAGGCCTGA
- a CDS encoding phosphoglyceromutase has product MPETYTLVLLRHGNSDWNQKNLFTGWVDVRLSELGVTEAKRAGELLADSGITPDVLYTSVLSRAIQTANLALETADRMWIPVKRSWRLNERHYGALQGKDKAQTLAEYGPEQFQTWRRSFDVPPPPIADDDQWSQADDPRYVGIDGELPRTECLKDVIDRMLPYWESDITVDLAAGKTVLVTAHGNSLRALVKHLDDISDDEIAELNIPTGIPLVYELDADFRPIAPARYLDPEAAAAGAAAVAAQGKK; this is encoded by the coding sequence ATGCCTGAGACTTACACCCTCGTCCTGCTGCGCCACGGCAACAGCGACTGGAATCAGAAGAACCTGTTCACCGGTTGGGTCGACGTCCGACTCAGCGAACTCGGTGTCACCGAGGCCAAGCGCGCGGGTGAGCTGCTCGCCGACTCCGGCATCACCCCCGATGTGCTCTACACCTCGGTCCTCTCCCGCGCGATCCAGACGGCCAACCTGGCCCTCGAGACCGCCGACCGCATGTGGATCCCGGTGAAGCGCAGCTGGCGTCTCAACGAACGTCACTACGGCGCACTGCAGGGCAAGGACAAGGCGCAGACGCTCGCCGAGTACGGTCCGGAGCAGTTCCAGACCTGGCGTCGGTCCTTCGACGTCCCGCCGCCGCCGATCGCGGACGACGACCAGTGGTCGCAGGCGGACGACCCGCGGTACGTCGGCATCGACGGCGAGCTGCCGCGCACCGAATGCCTGAAGGACGTCATCGACCGCATGCTGCCGTACTGGGAGTCCGACATCACGGTCGACCTCGCCGCCGGCAAGACGGTGCTCGTCACGGCGCACGGGAACTCGCTCCGCGCCCTCGTCAAGCACCTCGACGACATCTCGGACGACGAGATCGCGGAGCTGAACATCCCGACCGGCATCCCGCTCGTCTATGAGCTCGACGCGGACTTCCGTCCGATCGCACCGGCCCGCTACCTCGACCCGGAGGCCGCCGCCGCCGGTGCCGCGGCCGTCGCAGCGCAGGGCAAGAAGTAG
- a CDS encoding bifunctional 2-C-methyl-D-erythritol 4-phosphate cytidylyltransferase/2-C-methyl-D-erythritol 2,4-cyclodiphosphate synthase, whose protein sequence is MAAIYEPSAAAETSLDGPAVGVIVVAAGSGTRLGAGIPKAFVSLAGSTVLEHALAPVFRLREPVQLVLVVPADRVGEAETIGRRAAGRASDHLRVVVGGGTRQESVLNGLAALWPGVRTVLVHDAARALTPTAQFERVIEAAARTGWGVVPALPVTDTIKQVDASAVVERTIDRAELRAVQTPQAFPRDALVAAFRVAAERLAAATDDAALYADAGHPVVTVEGSEAAFKITTPWDAQRAERLLTEPAAADALADRADTGLPSSSPSSSPTPQPGRIRTGIGIDVHAFAEAGELHLAGLSWPGERALAGHSDGDAVAHAIVDALLSAAGLGDIGSMFGTDDPRFAGARGSVFLEAAVERLRAAGYEVVNVAVQLVGNRPRFAPRRLEAESVLGALVGGPVSIAATTTDSLGFTGRGEGVTAVATALIERR, encoded by the coding sequence ATGGCTGCGATCTACGAACCGAGTGCCGCTGCGGAGACCTCTCTGGACGGTCCCGCCGTCGGGGTGATCGTCGTCGCCGCCGGGAGCGGGACGCGTCTCGGTGCCGGGATCCCCAAGGCGTTCGTGTCCCTCGCCGGCAGCACCGTGCTCGAGCACGCGCTCGCACCGGTCTTCCGGCTCCGCGAGCCGGTGCAGCTCGTCCTCGTCGTGCCGGCCGACCGCGTGGGCGAGGCCGAGACGATCGGGCGGAGGGCGGCCGGGCGTGCCTCCGACCACCTCAGGGTGGTCGTCGGCGGTGGCACGCGACAGGAGTCGGTGCTCAACGGGCTCGCCGCGCTGTGGCCCGGGGTCCGCACCGTGCTCGTCCACGACGCGGCCCGTGCGCTCACGCCGACGGCACAGTTCGAGCGGGTGATCGAGGCCGCGGCGCGCACCGGCTGGGGTGTCGTGCCCGCGCTCCCGGTGACCGACACGATCAAACAGGTGGACGCGAGCGCCGTCGTCGAGCGGACGATCGACCGTGCCGAGCTGCGGGCCGTCCAGACGCCGCAGGCGTTCCCGAGGGACGCCCTGGTGGCGGCGTTCCGCGTCGCCGCGGAACGGCTCGCCGCCGCGACCGACGACGCGGCCCTCTACGCTGACGCCGGCCATCCGGTCGTGACGGTGGAGGGCTCGGAGGCCGCGTTCAAGATCACGACGCCGTGGGACGCTCAGCGCGCGGAACGGCTCCTGACCGAACCGGCTGCGGCCGATGCCCTCGCCGACCGCGCCGACACCGGTTTGCCGTCGTCGTCACCGTCGTCGTCACCGACGCCGCAGCCCGGCCGGATCCGGACCGGCATCGGTATCGACGTCCACGCCTTCGCTGAGGCGGGCGAGCTGCACCTCGCAGGCCTCTCCTGGCCGGGGGAGCGGGCGCTCGCCGGTCACAGCGACGGTGACGCGGTCGCCCACGCGATCGTCGACGCGCTCCTGTCCGCGGCGGGGCTCGGCGACATCGGTTCGATGTTCGGCACCGACGATCCGCGCTTCGCCGGAGCTCGAGGCTCGGTCTTCCTGGAGGCGGCGGTCGAGCGACTGCGCGCCGCCGGGTACGAGGTCGTGAACGTCGCGGTGCAGCTCGTCGGGAACCGCCCTCGCTTCGCGCCCCGTCGCCTCGAGGCGGAGTCGGTGCTGGGTGCGCTCGTCGGCGGACCCGTCAGCATCGCGGCGACGACGACGGACTCGCTCGGCTTCACGGGTCGTGGCGAGGGTGTCACCGCCGTGGCGACGGCGTTGATCGAGCGCCGCTGA